One Malaclemys terrapin pileata isolate rMalTer1 chromosome 7, rMalTer1.hap1, whole genome shotgun sequence genomic region harbors:
- the RHOBTB1 gene encoding rho-related BTB domain-containing protein 1 isoform X3, producing MWYQEIKHFCPRTPVVLVGCQLDLRYADLEAVNRARRPLARPIKRGDILPPERGREVAKELGIPYYETSVFDQFGIKDVFDNAIRAALISRRHLQFWKSHLKKVQKPLLQAPFLPPKAPPPVIKIPECPVTSMNEAGYLLDNPLCADVMFVLQEQNHIFAHKIYLATSSSKFYDLFLMEREESPDFSEIQCSTDKTSRDFLSRTSHLETDDDSDEANLKTFDSKLPIPEIDGTLKMLELETEETSSTRRALSSLGKGFVSMHKEIQINPVSNRKCPVTVVKMDSSVQPGPFKTVLQFLYAGQLDESEKDLTRLAQIAEILEVFDLRMMVENIMNKEAFMNQEITKAFHVRKANRIKECLCKGTFSDVTFKLDDGSINAHKPLLICSCEWMSAMFGGSFVESSNSEVVLPNINKTSMQAVLDYLYTKQLSSSQELDMLELIALANRFCLPHLVALAEQHAVRELTKASGNGIGIDGEVLSYLELAQFHNANQLAAWCLHYICTNYNNVCSKFRKEIKAKSPDNQEYFERHRWPPVWYLKEEDHYQRVKKEREKEDIALSKHHSKRKWCFWNSSAIVA from the exons ATGTGGTATCAAGAAATCAAGCACTTTTGTCCTCGCACACCTGTTGTTTTGGTTGGCTGCCAACTGGATCTTCGTTACGCTGATCTTGAAGCTGTTAATCGAGCCAGACGGCCTTTAGCAag GCCTATAAAAAGGGGAGATATTTTACCACCAGAAAGAGGCAGAGAGGTTGCCAAGGAGCTTGGGATACCATATTATGAAACTAGTGTATTTGACCAGTTTGGAATTAAGGATGTTTTTGATAATGCAATCAGAGCTGCACTAATATCCAGGAGACACCTGCAGTTCTGGAAATCACATTTAAAGAAGGTCCAAAAACCTTTACTTCAGGCTCCATTCCTACCTCCAAAGGCACCTCCTCCAGTTATTAAAATCCCAGAGTGTCCTGTAACCAGTATGAATGAGGCTGGATATTTGTTAGACAATCCATTGTGTGCAGATGTTATGTTTGTTCTTCAGGAGCAGAATCACATTTTTGCTCACAAGATTTACCTAGCTACCTCCTCTTCAAAGTTTTATGACCTTTTTTTAATGGAACGTGAAGAATCTCCAGACTTCAGTGAAATACAGTGTAGTACAGATAAGACCAGTAGGGACTTCCTGTCTAGAACTAGTCATCTTGAAACAGATGATGACAGTGATGAAGCAAATTTAAAAACTTTTGATTCCAAACTTCCAATACCAGAAATTGATGGGACTTTAAAGATGCTAGAACTTGAAACTGAAGAAACTAGTTCTACAAGGAGAGCTTTGTCCTCCTTGGGTAAAGGGTTTGTTAGTATGCATAAGGAAATACAAATCAACCCTGTATCTAATAGGAAATGTCCTGTAACTGTGGTCAAGATGGATTCCTCTGTTCAGCCTGGgccttttaaaactgttttacaaTTTCTATATGCTGGGCAACTGGATGAAAGTGAAAAAGATCTGACAAGATTAGCACAGATTGCTGAAATCTTGGAAGTATTTGACTTGCGGATGATGGTGGAAAATATTATGAATAAAGAAGCCTTCATGAATCAAGAGATTACTAAAGCCTTTCATGTCAGGAAAGCTAACCGGATAAAAGAGTGTCTTTGCAAAGGTACATTTTCTG ATGTTACATTTAAGTTGGATGATGGAAGCATAAATGCCCACAAGCCACTGCTGATTTGTAGCTGTGAATGGATGTCTGCTATGTTTGGAGGATCATTTGTTGAAAGTTCAAACAGTGAG GTTGTTCTTCCCAACATAAACAAGACTTCTATGCAGGCAGTTCTGGATTATTTGTATACCAAGCAATTATCATCGAGTCAGGAGCTGGACATGCTTGAATTAATTGCACTGGCAAACAGATTTTGCCTCCCACACTTGGTTGCACTGGCAG AGCAGCATGCTGTGCGGGAGCTGACTAAAGCCTCAGGGAATGGCATTGGCATAGATGGTGAAGTACTCTCCTATTTGGAATTGGCCCAG TTTCACAATGCTAATCAGCTGGCAGCGTGGTGCTTGCACTACATCTGCACCAATTACAACAATGTTTGCTCCAAATTCCGTAAAGAAATAAAAGCTAAGTCTCCAG